The DNA segment AATTGTAAACGGTAGATCTATGTAAAATAaagatatagatctataaaatcagaggaggtccgacacgcgtgcctcgattaggctaattgcctctgcaataacctTGAGCGTCGGCGTAACCACGCCTCGATTATACGCCCACACTCAaggttattgcagaggcaattagcctaatcgaggcacgccTCCTCTGATATAAAATCTTATCAATCTTGAGCTGCCGCTCATTAGCTATGTTATGAAGCCACACTACAAAGCCACAGTACAttagtgatctctagtggtcAGTGGTTTCTCCCCACCTTACAGATGTTGTGACTGCAGGTGGTAGTGACGGGCTGGTAGACCACCTCCTGACACACGATGCAGTTGAATGTCTCCTGGATACGACTCAGCAGACCAGCCTTAGGGAGAGAACAATGCAAATGAATATACACTACAGTACACTACAATGCAATAGAGTAGGTACAGTACACTACAGTAACAGTACAGCATACACATACAGTAGGTACAGTATACATAGGGTGTACTCTAAACCCAATGATAACAAACAAAGCTGCTTCGTGTTTTCTCAATAAAGTAATAACACATATAATAACATAGTCATAGTACCAGGTAAGTACTGCATGCCAGTACATGTCCCTATAAGCTATAAGGATTACTATACAGAGTCATACAGTGCTTCCAGGCAGCTAGTGACTCACTGAGCCCTCATCTTTGGACGAGGCTAGTAGCTCCTCCCACACTTTGCTGTTGACTGTGTCAGCCTTGAtgagtgacctctgacctttgcTCAGCTCGTACCGAGGTTGCTTACTCTTCTTGGCAGGGGAACCAGGAGCCTTGGAGTCTGCACGAAATTAAAAGCAATAGCTAAATCAATAATAGCTAAAGCGACAATCACAGACTAAAGTATATCAGATACACATACCAGGAGCCTTTCTCTTCCGTCCCCTCTTCCCCTTGTTGTCTGCCTCCTCCTCTGACCCCGCCCCATCATCAGCCTCCGCTTCTTTGCTCTGTTTCTTGGCAGCCTGAGCCTCGAGGTAGCCATCAGGATACTCCATGGTGAGGCCTAACTTCTTAATGGCCTTCTTGCCCTCACGAGTCCAGGGAGCATGAGACTGTCAGAGAGAGGAGGAGAGAGGGAGAAGGGTAACTGGTGACACTAGTATTATATTATAGCATAAAATAGAGGCTCTTGATTGCAGTACATATACATATCATGCCTTTAGTACGACTGCCAACACTGGTACAGTAACTACCTCCTACGAGCGTACCTCACGCACCTATACTAATTAACACACAGGGTATAAATCAAGGGTATAATGTTTGCTGATTAAGTAACATTCATACTCAATATTAaaattacagtagactctcgctattccggctctctgaaatgcggccacctcgatataccggccatttggtttggcacggaatgctagctatatgtttactgcacaaaactcgacctgaagtacggccactcgctattccgtttaccggccagtgctgactgtcccaaataacgttttcaatgtaattttatatgtgtattacggccggatatgatgttttgggtgtggtttaataaataaaattggattacacttaaatagagagcagaatgattcattatctttcattatcctcgagacaagaactgcaaatcagtgattagattcgaggtaaggtcgtttttaagccgcggctaattatctgaagtacagccacctcgctattccggccaagctgcatggtcccaagggtgaccggattaacgagagtctactgtatattaaatgcaaaaaggctgctattcggCGAAAACTAATCTGCAAAAACGTTTCTAATGGTCTTTCCTTGAAGTGTACCTACCTCATCATCTCTCCTGAATAGGTACTTCCAGACAATGAATCCATTCTTGTTCTTCTCTGGCCAGTACTTGACCACCTTGTAGATCCCATCGTACCTGTTCCCCTCCTCGGGGGCGTACTCTGAACTCTTCCGTCCCTTGTAGTTCCGCACCACTCTCACTGGTTTGCTGTTTGTCCACTTCCGAGCACTACCACCTGTCTTGTCATTGAGGGGGCAGTCACACGTACGAGCAAGCGccctgtggggggtagggggggTATGGGGTGGTTGAAACAGTGCTCTATAAAATATTGAAAATTGTCAACAATTGATCTATGAGCATGCCATCTGAAAGGGCTCaatctaagctttcaaaaaatagTAAAATAACTGAAATTGAATTTTAGTTACGGCCATTGATTCGATCCAATGATGAGTGTACCTGTTCATGGCTGTGAGCTTCTGGTCCATCGACTGTTTGGCCGTTCTCTTGTTGCCCGAGAGGTCACGACCTCCACTCCCAGAGTACGTGAACTCCTCACCGTTATCCTGGTCATCATCGTATCCACCTGACAACACGATGGAGTAGGCGCCGTCATCCTCGCGACCATGGATACCAGCAACGTGTGGACGGTGGACACCACTCTCACTCACCTACACAGGAAGACAGTTAGAGCACCATTATACCGTTGGTAGATTTTTAATCCGAAAATTTAAATTAGTATGAGCAAAGCCAACAGGTTCTACATcactattctgagctgtacgaatattaaaATATACGTTATTTTCGTACGGTCAGAATTCTCATATTTTTCTGAAAATTTAAATTATTAATGTGCAACTTGCAACTCAACAATGAGCTGCACGAATATTAGAATTAAAGTTGGTGGTTAGAGTGTAGTTACCTGAACTCTGAACTTCCACATGGATCCAATTGGTACTCCAGGGATGGGTCCGAAATGGTTGGAGGGTACAATAGTACATACCTTGGTGCGACCCACACATGCCATGCcctgagggagagggggacaAGAGATTGTCATAGCTAATATAAGCAAAGATTATACACGTACTTTACATTATTACGTACTTTACAGGCTTTTTACTTCTAAACATGCCATTGATTAAACGAAGGGGAGGAGGATTGTAGCtgaatatctttcaacagccataactttagtaccgttgatccaatgtaaaAAACGTTATGGTTTAAAATCAAATAATGTAAATCCAACAGTCTATACGGCCACCCTCTACCGCACAGTGTGGTTCACCTTTCCCCAGTCTCTGCTACTCTCTCTCTTGTTGGAGACCATGTTTGCCTTCTTCTTACTCATTTTCATCTTCTCCCCTGCACCAATCACTTCAGACTTGTCTGTCTTACAATCAGGACAATACCTACAGGGGAGAGGGGGGGTGAATGCATAACCATAGCTACAGTGGGCCCAGGACCAGGGCCTAGTGGCAGCCATAGCTACAGTGGGCCCAGGACCAGGGCCTAGTGGCAGCCACAGCTACAGTGGCCCAGGACCAGGGCCTAGTGGCAGCCACAGCTACAGTGGGCAGGACCAGGGCCTAGTGGCAGCCATAGCTACAGTGGGCCCAGGACCAAGGCCTAGTGGCAGCCACAGCTACAGTGGGCCCAGGACCAGGGCCTAGCGAGGTCTCACCATTCATCCTCCTCGGGCACAGTCTGGAGTGGTGTACTGAGGCACCAGAGATGGTAGGCCTGATCACACTCATCACAGAGGATCTGCTTGTCAGGATCGTTCTTACCACCgcatacactgcatgcacatgactTGCACTTCCGTCGAGGATTGTCCTTACAAACG comes from the Halichondria panicea chromosome 4, odHalPani1.1, whole genome shotgun sequence genome and includes:
- the LOC135334801 gene encoding E3 ubiquitin-protein ligase UHRF1-like, which produces MWIQVRTMDGRKNVRIDDLSKLTKIEELREMLVEPFEAEVEKQRLFYRGKQLEDGHTLFDYDVGLNEIVQLLIRNIPVESKVTASDQSDESKAENEVGAGGDDMDTTEATSNGKATNGGTNGKANGKADSTNGDANGEANGHAPEGNGEAGTAGQYKVGDKVDAKDRRMGAWFEALVVKVTTDPAPSSSSEEPDSETTTQYHVKFDDYSDDDPTVVTREDVRTRARYRLQWEQVSVGTVAMVNYNPDAPKERGFWYDAEITRKVDKKKEIYCKLILGSNADASEEVKLHFTDELFRIDGCEGAETNGDEGESRTKKPDCNVCKDNPRRKCKSCACSVCGGKNDPDKQILCDECDQAYHLWCLSTPLQTVPEEDEWYCPDCKTDKSEVIGAGEKMKMSKKKANMVSNKRESSRDWGKGMACVGRTKVCTIVPSNHFGPIPGVPIGSMWKFRVQVSESGVHRPHVAGIHGREDDGAYSIVLSGGYDDDQDNGEEFTYSGSGGRDLSGNKRTAKQSMDQKLTAMNRALARTCDCPLNDKTGGSARKWTNSKPVRVVRNYKGRKSSEYAPEEGNRYDGIYKVVKYWPEKNKNGFIVWKYLFRRDDESHAPWTREGKKAIKKLGLTMEYPDGYLEAQAAKKQSKEAEADDGAGSEEEADNKGKRGRKRKAPDSKAPGSPAKKSKQPRYELSKGQRSLIKADTVNSKVWEELLASSKDEGSAGLLSRIQETFNCIVCQEVVYQPVTTTCSHNICKTCLSRSFKVDVYSCPNCRHDLGKDYAMTVNKSLQAVLLDLFPGYNGGR